In Gemmatimonadaceae bacterium, the genomic window CTGCCCGTCCGAGCCGCCGCCTGCCTTCAGCTCGTTCGCGATCTGCAGCATGTAGCCGACGATGACCTGATCGTACGCCTGCTCGCGGAGGTGCTCGTCGATCGCCCGCGCGACGACCGACGGCTCGAGTGGCGTCGAGTCGTCCGCGGCGCTAGTGGAATCGGCGGCAAGCGCCGCGCGTGCGAGTCCCACCCAGAGTTGGGCCGCGCGTCCCGCGCCCATCTGATTCTCGTTCTGCTTCAGGGAGTCGTCGTCGAGCAGCTCGAGCCGGTCGTACGTGAGCGCGTAAAGGCGGACGTGATCCCACTTTCCCGCCAGCTCGTCGGTCATGAGGCCGAGCGGTCGCTCCATCCGTCCCGCGTCCATCGCCAGCGTCGCGAGCGTCTCCGCGATCTCGCTCCGCTCCACGCCACGCGTGACCTTCACGGCGCCGAGGTGGTGCCGATGTAGCCTCTGGGCGAGCTCCTGAAGCAGCGGGTGATTCGGGTCGGTCGCGACTCCCTCGATCACGAGCTGCCGGCGCGCGACGCCGATGGAGAGTGACGGCCGATCGACGAGCAGTCCCCAGAGCTTCCTCGAGACGGCGTCCACCGCGCCCTCGAGCAGGGGATGTCCCGGGGGATAGATCGCGTGCTTGTGCATCGCGATCGAGAGCTCGACGAGAAAGTCCGCGAGCTCGCGCGAGAGCATCGCCGCGCTTGGGGCGCCCGCAGTCCCCCCGTCGGGCGACGACCCGGAGGGTGTGCTTGGTGATCCTGTGGGCGGATTCACTGGCGTGACGCGAAGATGACGGAGGGCGGTTTTTGGACCAAATGTTTGACGACCGATAACCCCCGCGCGTGACGGCGCCCACCCTCAGCCCTCGGCGCTCTGCCCTCCGCCGCCATGGCACTCCCATTGCCCCAATAGGTGCTCGGTTGTTGGTGGTTGGTGGATTCGGACTACCAACGACCAACCACCAACCACGAGCGACTCCCATGTCAGACGAGAAAGAGCAACAACCCGCGCACGTACCTAAAACGTCGCCGACTGGTGTCGGTTCGGAGGCGACGGAAGGCATCCACGGCGCCGACGGCGATCGCGCCGAGGCGCACAACACGGGACTGACGGGGAAAAAGACGGGACGAAGCAAGAAGGACGAAGATCGATCGGGTTCCGAGCCGATCGAGAGTCACGACGGCGAGTACCGGAGCAAGTACGGCGGCGGCTCGCGCGAGGAGGATGACTCGAATTCCGGGAAGGGTTGAGGGCAATGGGGCACGGGAAGCTTCCAACGATCGGCGAAACGTTCGACGCATTCACAAATTCAAAACATCACTGGGCGCGGAGCCGTCTCTGCACACGGAGTCCGTCAGCGGTTTCAGCGCCGTGTCAGCGGTTTCAGCGACCCCCAGGCCCGAAACTCCGTGAAGAACCTGGTTTCGCGTAGCATTGGAGCTGTTCGTTACACACCACTAACCTTCTTTAGTCTTTACTTATCGTGAACTCGAAAGGCTCTACGGCGCGTCGCTCTTCCCTCTCCCAGCGCGCCGCTCGATACGTTGTGCTGATCGCGCTCGCCACACTCGGCGCCCAGCGCGCAACGGCACAAATTCCCGGCAATCACTTCTGGGGCAGCCTCGGTGGCGGCTTCGGGCATTCGGGTCCCGCCAATTCCACCGGCCAGGATCAGTTCAGCGGACCCAGTGGCGACGCGGCCATTGGCGTCCAGATGACTGCACGCGGCGTCATCGCATTCGAGGTCGCCGGCTGGCACAAGGACACCCCGATCGGAAGCTCGCGATCCGTCTTCGCGTCGCTGACGTTCATCGGCTATCCCTTCGGCTCCGTTCTGGACAATTTGTACTTTCAGGGCGGTTTAGGAGTTGGTAATGGCTCGTTTCCAACAGCGCAGACGACGACCACGCCATCTCGGCTGAACATGACTCGGCCGGCGCTCCAGATTGCGCTGGGTTACGACATTCCAATCGCCTGTCCGATGTGGATCGCTCCCTTCTTCCAGAGCTACGGGACGTTCGGCGGCCGCCGCATTACGACGGCGCTCGGCCCGAGCGAACATGGATCCGCCAACGCGGTCCTCTTTCATGCCGGCATCGCGCTGCGCTTCTCGCACCCTGGACCAACGGGCAATTGTCGGAGTCGCGGAGCGAACATGCTGGCGCCGTAGCGCGCAGAGTCGGGCAGAGAGTTGAGGGCAGAGGGCAGAGGGCAGAGGGCAGAGAGTAGAGAGTAGAGAGCAGAGAGTAGAGCGTGCGGCGAACGAGCGACGGCTGTGGCCTGCGGGCCACGACACGTGATCACGCTCTGCGCGCAATACTCTCTGCCCGCAACCCTCTGCCCTCTGCCCAGCAACCCTCTGCCCTCAACCCTCTACCCTCTGCCCAAGTGCACTCTGACTGAAATCGCGTTCGCCGCGATTCACGACTGCTAAGCAGTCGAACACCAAAAGCATCGCTCGTACCAAATGACGTCGTTGACGACGCATTGTACGCGCGCTCTCTTATCCGCCGCGCGAATTTCTCGCGCGCGACGTGCTGCGCGCCCATGCACCACGTCGCTTGGCGAGCGCGACGCAGAATTCTCGTCTTCACGATTCCAGTGGCACGCCGTTTTCCTTAAGTGCAGTTGCAGAGCGGTTGATTTGAACTCGATGTTCTCTCGCGCGACGACTGCAGCGCTCGTTCGGCAGACAAAGAGCTTCGATTCACCATCAAGGTGCGACACTAATCCGGCTGTAACATGCGCTCCCGTTTCACGACACCGAACGTCCCTCGCCGCGTCGCCTTTGGCGCGGCTGCTGTGGCGATCTTCGGGTGCGCGCAGGCATCTCAGCCGGGCCTGTCGAGCACGAAGCCGACCGTAGCAACTGCCGGTTATTACAGCTTCGCCGCCAACAGCGCCCGACCACTTGTCGCTGCGCATACCGTCTCATTCGCGCTCGATCGCATCGATCAGCGCGACCTGCCGCTCGATCACACTTACCGCCACAACGGTACCGGTCGCGGCGTCACCGTCTACGTATTCGACGGCGGCGTCTCCATGGATCATCCCGAGCTCGTTGGTCGGGTCCGTCGTGGCTACTCGGCGTTTCCCGAAGATCCGGCCCTCTGCAACGCGCACGGCACCGCTGTCGCCGGCGCGATTGCGGGCAAAACGCTCGGCGTCGCGCCCGAAGCCGAGATCGTCGACGTGAAGATGGTGCAGTGCGAGAAGCTGCGCGGAACGATCAAGGGCATCGTCGACGGAGCGAAGTGGGCCATCGAAGACCACAAGCGGCATCCGGGCACGCCCGCCGTCGCGAACTGGTCGTTCATCGCCGATACCGCTGCGCGCATTCCGGCGCTCGACAGCTCCGTCGCCGCGCTCCGCGCCGCTGGCATTCCAGTGGTCGTGTCCGCAGGCAATCTCGAGATCAACGCGTGCCGCGTGTCGCCGGGGAATGCCGAAGGTACGATCGTAGTCGGCGCGTCGGCGCTCGTGCGTGACAGCGATCGCGGTGCAGGCGACCCGATCGATCGGCGCGCGCCAGGTACCGCATGGGGACCGTGCGTCGATGTCTACGCTCCAGGCGATTCCGTCCTTCTGCCCAGTCTCGACAAGGATCAGTCGCCAACTGTGCAACTCTGGAACGGTACGTCGATGTCGGCAGGCTACGTCTCCGGTGCGGCCGCGCTCTTCCTCGAGTCGAACCCAACGGCGACGCCCGACGATGTCGGTCAGTACCTTCGCCAGACGTCGACCAAGAACGTAGTGCGCGACGCGAAGAGCCCGTTCAGTCGGATGCTGTTCGTCGGTCCGCGTTCGGAAGTGAAGATTGCCGCGCGAGGCGATTCGAAGGGCCCGTAGAACGGGGCTAGATGGCTAGGTCCCAGGAGTTATGAGCTCCTGGGACCTTTGTTTTTTCTCGGTGGGGGGGACTCGTATTTTTCTTATCGTGTGTATGAACGGCTCACCGATAGTATTGCTCGATGCACTGCGTGATGGCCTCATCCCAAATGGCTTCTCGGTGTTCAATCTCGGTCACTGTGAGAAAGTGCTCCCGAAATGGTTGGAAACCGACTTCCAAAGCAACTTCCTTGAGCCTTATGATGATCCGCTCAATAGGCCATCCCATTGACTTGAGCTCATCAACGGCTACGCCGATGCGTTGATTGAGAAGTAGGGTGTCAGGCGCAGTCAGCGTGCTCGATTGACTCGCAATTGAGGTGAGACTAGCGCGCACGGCGGTACCGGCAGGTTGTGGGTACATGGCACCCGACTCTAGTCAAAGAATAGTCCCTTCCCTGCATAGTATACGACTTTTCGCTAAGGCGCGTTGGCGTCGAGCTCAGGATGACAACTGGGAGACTATTTTTCACACGTCTCCAGCCAAATCCTCTC contains:
- a CDS encoding S8 family peptidase, which produces MRSRFTTPNVPRRVAFGAAAVAIFGCAQASQPGLSSTKPTVATAGYYSFAANSARPLVAAHTVSFALDRIDQRDLPLDHTYRHNGTGRGVTVYVFDGGVSMDHPELVGRVRRGYSAFPEDPALCNAHGTAVAGAIAGKTLGVAPEAEIVDVKMVQCEKLRGTIKGIVDGAKWAIEDHKRHPGTPAVANWSFIADTAARIPALDSSVAALRAAGIPVVVSAGNLEINACRVSPGNAEGTIVVGASALVRDSDRGAGDPIDRRAPGTAWGPCVDVYAPGDSVLLPSLDKDQSPTVQLWNGTSMSAGYVSGAAALFLESNPTATPDDVGQYLRQTSTKNVVRDAKSPFSRMLFVGPRSEVKIAARGDSKGP